A stretch of Mastacembelus armatus chromosome 1, fMasArm1.2, whole genome shotgun sequence DNA encodes these proteins:
- the saraf gene encoding store-operated calcium entry-associated regulatory factor: MRRVPAAVLGLMLLILSVHSWDDSSVLLRDIQVLTLYKGHYTTARRSSPVAQLQCIGGSAGCQAFIPEVVQCQNKGWDGVDVQWECKTDMDNAYRFGRVEVSCEGYSHPADAYILKGSCGLEYTLELTEEGRKQRQGSWGSDSGFKGFGDLGGFASSFFNGFSGNKHQHQQQQQSHQNPYPTSNDQSGGLLVVGGLLLLAYGIYKLFLSGYGTQWGQDGGQNGYPRDNHHGSTAGPPPPGFKPDYTGHPGANPGYGFHNDYTRGQQHPGGHGTSGTGGNFWTGMGTGGLLGYLFGQRNRPYSYHSTSTNNRPPPTTNLSSSGSRTASGFGGTKRR; encoded by the exons ATGAGGCGTGTTCCTGCCGCCGTGCTGGGCTTGATGCTGCTGATCCTATCCGTCCACAGCTGGGATGACA GCAGTGTGCTGCTGCGAGATATCCAGGTGTTAACTCTGTACAAGGGGCACTACACCACAGCGAGGCGTTCCAGCCCCGTAGCTCAGCTGCAGTGCATTGGAGGCTCAGCAGGCTGCCAGGCCTTCATCCCAGAGGTGGTGCAGTGTCAGAACAAAGGCTGGGATGGTGTGGATGTACAG TGGGAGTGTAAGACTGATATGGACAATGCCTACCGATTTGGTAGAGTTGAGGTGAGCTGTGAGGGCTATAGCCATCCTGCTGATGCCTACATACTGAAAGGTTCCTGTGGACTGGAGTACACATTGGAACTGACTGAAGAGGGCAGGAAGCAGAGACAAGGTAGCTGGGGCTCCGACAGTGGATTCAAGGGATTTGGAG ATCTTGGGGGCTTTGCGTCTAGTTTTTTCAATGGTTTTTCTGGAAACAAGCATcaacatcaacagcagcagcagagccatCAGAACCCGTACCCCACAAGCAACGACCAATCAGGAGGCCTGTTGGTGGTTGGTGGGCTTCTGCTATTAGCCTATGGCATCTACAAGCTGTTCCTCAGCGGATATGGGACCCAGTGGGGGCAGGATGGGGGACAGAATGGATACCCCAGGGATAATCACCATGGCTCCACTGCAGGACCCCCACCCCCAGGATTCAAACCTGACTACACAG GCCATCCTGGTGCTAACCCAGGCTATGGTTTTCATAATGACTACACTCGCGGACAACAGCATCCAGGAGGCCACGGTACTTCTGGCACAGGTGGAAACTTCTGGACTGGCATGGGGACAGGAGGGCTGCTGGGATATCTTTTTGGACAGAG aaacCGTCCCTACAGCTACCACTCCACTTCCACTAATAACAGACCTCCTCCTACTACAAACCTCTCTTCCTCTGGATCACGGACTGCTTCAG GTTTTGGTGGAACCAAGAGAAGATAG
- the tmem187 gene encoding transmembrane protein 187 — MKSALLHVSLPFILCVALANTSLFQDVAVDLSYEHYAERRVEYLPAFLAMPCNCLVNLAYIYMGLHWLLWHRADKETEQSRYMRQVFAFMAIFYAPVQWTRLAVLRRAPAVLDQWFTLPIFAWVPVWISFIERGPAKSHPATLELFSLLSYGLSLAHDWGFEVALGCHIALAVYRGVRAQLSHGDRRTLGHLLLALLSCAGFVVLKLLDHWLARYRLFQRFTGHFWSKVCDVLQFHFTFCFLTALTQRGTASEQERLRRGMAREKAPWRSHITRTIKSLISLII; from the coding sequence ATGAAGTCAGCTCTGCTCCACGTATCGCTGCCTTTCATCCTCTGCGTCGCCTTGGCGAACACCAGCTTGTTTCAGGACGTCGCGGTGGACTTGTCTTATGAGCACTACGCAGAGAGACGGGTCGAGTACCTGCCTGCCTTCCTGGCGATGCCCTGTAACTGTCTGGTGAACCTGGCGTACATCTACATGGGGCTGCACTGGCTGCTGTGGCACAGAGCGGACAAGGAAACGGAGCAGAGCCGCTACATGAGACAGGTGTTCGCCTTCATGGCTATCTTTTACGCGCCTGTGCAATGGACGCGCTTGGCGGTGCTCCGGCGCGCTCCAGCCGTGCTGGATCAGTGGTTCACCTTACCGATCTTCGCGTGGGTTCCGGTGTGGATCAGCTTCATAGAGCGCGGGCCGGCGAAGTCGCACCCCGCTACACTGgaactgttttctctgctcagcTATGGCCTGTCGCTGGCGCACGACTGGGGCTTCGAGGTGGCCCTGGGCTGTCACATCGCTCTCGCGGTGTACCGAGGAGTGCGCGCACAGCTTTCGCACGGGGACAGACGCACGCTAGGACACCTACTTTTAGCTCTGCTTTCATGTGCGGGGTTCGTGGTGCTGAAGTTGCTGGATCACTGGCTCGCTCGCTACCGGTTGTTCCAGCGGTTCACCGGACACTTCTGGTCTAAGGTGTGCGACGTCCTGCAGTTCCACTTCACCTTCTGTTTCTTGACAGCGCTGACACAGCGGGGGACTGCGTCTGAGCAGGAACGACTGAGGAGAGGGATGGCCAGGGAAAAGGCACCATGGCGCAGCCATATAACAAGAACTATCAAGTCTTTAATTTCACTGATCATTTAG
- the LOC113128089 gene encoding galanin receptor type 1 — MVMGVVGNCLVLLVKVMCKGQFSCHYWLPFISLTLSDLGCSILIISGSLLAMLTGGQTSPWCELVSLLKFAFIASSIGSIAILCVQQLIGMASTGSVLFAVTITACLASWVTGVVFGSVPVIYDWIRYDPAEMLCAVFWESSYSDMLIYILCAFSICIFPPYLLIIFCSLLSATGWSSRSNSPDEADLSAVTPLLVVSYMFCYTPFIVAELILLGRLDLLPAPYWLRTLSSVMAYLDCCLNPLIYCSHQDFRMAGLALLWSNRKPLSEPVLTGVTKLEV; from the exons ATGGTAATGGGAGTTGTGGGGAACTGTCTTGTTCTGCTGGTCAAAGTTATG tgcaaGGGTCAGTTCTCCTGTCATTATTGGCTTCCTTTCATCAGTCTCACCTTGTCAGATTTAG GCTGTTCCATCCTCATCATCTCCGGCTCCCTACTGGCCATGCTGACAGGAGGTCAGACGTCACCATGGTGTGAGCTCGTCAGCCTGCTGAAATTTGCCTTTATCGCCTCCTCCATAGGGAGCATAG CTATCCTGTGTGTGCAACAGCTGATTGGCATGGCATCCACAGGCAGTGTTCTCTTTGCTGTCACGATAACAGCGTGCTTGGCTTCCTGGGTGACAGGTGTGGTGTTTGGGAGTGTTCCGGTCATCTATGACTGGATCAG GTATGACCCAGCAGAGATGCTTTGTGCTGTCTTCTGGGAGAGCAGCTACTCAGACATGTTGATCTACATTCTTTGTGCTTTTTCCATCTGTATCTTCCCCCCCTATCTCCTCATCATCTTTTGCTCACTGCTCAGTGCCACTGGCTGGAGCTCACGGAGCAACAG TCCTGATGAAGCAGATCTGTCTGCAGTCACTCCTCTTCTGGTGGTCTCTTACATGTTCTGCTACACTCCCTTTATTGTTGCCGAG CTAATCCTACTGGGTAGGCTGGACCTGTTACCAGCACCTTACTGGTTAAGGACACTGTCATCAGTTATGGCGTACCTGGATTGTTGTTTGAACCCTCTTATCTACTGCTCCCACCAGGACTTCAGGATGGCAGGGCTGGCCCTGTTGTGGTCCAATAGGAAACCACTGTCAGAGCCTGTCCTCACTGGGGTCACTAAACTTGAGGTGTAA
- the ndufs8a gene encoding NADH:ubiquinone oxidoreductase core subunit S8a — protein sequence MAATRRLLYSMSKPGIFLASQTLVKSFSVSVQRDGFKYVNAQEIPEDMKSITDRAAQTLLWTELFRGLAMTMSYLFREPATINYPFEKGPLSPRFRGEHALRRYPSGEERCIACKLCEAICPAQAITIEAETRADGSRRTTRYDIDMTKCIYCGFCQEACPVDAIVEGPNFEFSTETHEELLYNKEKLLNNGDKWEAEIAANIQADYLYR from the exons ATGGCTGCAACACGGCGACTACTTTACTCTATGTCAAAGCCAG GCATTTTTCTGGCCAGCCAGACTCTAGTGAAGTCCTTCAGTGTGTCTGTACAAAGGGATGGATTCA AGTATGTGAATGCCCAGGAGATTCCTGAGGACATGAAGTCCATCACAGACCGAGCTGCTCAGACATTGCTGTGGACAGAGCTCTTCAGAG GTCTGGCAATGACAATGAGCTACCTATTCAGAGAACCCGCCACCATCAACTACCCATTTGAGAAGGGACCGCTGTCGCCTCGTTTCAGAGGAGAGCATGCCCTGCGCAG GTATCCTTCTGGAGAGGAGCGCTGCATTGCCTGCAAGCTGTGTGAAGCTATTTGCCCTGCccag GCTATCACCATTGAAGCAGAAACTCGTGCTGATGGCAGCAGGAGGACTACTCGCTACGACATTGACATGACCAAATGTATCTACTGTGGCTTCTGTCAGGAGGCGTGTCCTGTGGATGCCATCGTAGAG GGTCCTAACTTTGAGTTTTCCACTGAAACCCATGAAGAGCTGCTCTACAACAAGGAGAAGCTCCTCAACAACGGAGACAAGTGGGAAGCAGAGATAGCTGCCAACATACAAGCTGATTACCTCTACCGATAG
- the LOC113128524 gene encoding histone H4-like produces the protein MSGRGKGGKGLGKGGAKRHRKVLRDNIQGITKPAIRRLARRGGVKRISGLIYEETRGVLKVFLENVIRDAVTYTEHAKRKTVTAMDVVYALKRQGRTLYGFGS, from the coding sequence ATGAGCGGAAGGGGCAAAGGTGGAAAAGGACTCGGTAAAGGAGGCGCTAAACGGCACCGCAAAGTTCTCCGTGACAACATCCAGGGCATCACCAAGCCCGCTATCCGTCGTCTGGCTCGTCGCGGTGGTGTGAAGCGTATTTCTGGCCTGATCTACGAGGAGACTCGCGGTGTGCTCAAGGTTTTTCTGGAGAACGTCATCCGTGATGCCGTTACGTACACCGAGCACGCCAAGAGAAAGACGGTGACCGCCATGGATGTGGTGTATGCTCTGAAGAGACAGGGCCGCACCCTGTACGGCTTCGGTAGTTAA